Proteins encoded in a region of the Arvicanthis niloticus isolate mArvNil1 chromosome 16, mArvNil1.pat.X, whole genome shotgun sequence genome:
- the LOC117721820 gene encoding uncharacterized protein LOC117721820, which produces MCPQDLDSTGQTAEGVISTSLWFATPPFSSFMRLCNQCSYKKNKLIQASSVSSATWDSHILSELWTLTATAMKTHYFLLVMLFFLFSQMEPGAGLLTSLGRRTDQYRCLQHGGFCLRSSCPSNTKLQGTCKPEKPNCCKS; this is translated from the exons ATGTGCCCACAGGACTTGGACTCTACAGGGCAAACAGCAGAAGGTGTCATTAGCACTTCACTGTGGTTTGCAACACCTCCCTTCAGCTCATTTATGAGGTTATGCAACCAGTgttcttataaaaaaaacaagCTCATTCAAGCCTCATCTGTCAGCTCAGCTACCTGGGACTCTCACATCCTCTCTGAACTCTGGACCCTGACTGCCACGGCCATGAAAACTCATTACTTTCTCCTGGTGatgttattttttctcttctcccagatGGAGCCAG GTGCTGGCCTTCTCACAAGTCTTGGACGCAGAACAGATCAATACCGATGCCTCCAACATGGAGGATTCTGTCTCCGCTCCAGCTGCCCATCTAATACTAAACTACAAGGAACCTGTAAACCAGAGAAGCCCAACTGCTGTAAGAGCTGA